In the genome of Actinobacillus lignieresii, the window CGATGCGCTCACTTATTATGAAGGTTCACTGGTAGTGGTTTCGCACGATCGTCATTTATTGCGTAGCACGGTGAATGAATTTTATCTGGTGCATGATAAAAAAGTGGAAGAATTCAAAGGCGATCTGGATGATTACCAAAAATGGCTAAACGAACAAAATGCGCTTGAAGCTGCAAAAAATTCGGCCAATTCGACCGCTTGTACGGAAGAAAAAGCGGATAACAGTGCGGCAAATCGTAAGGAGCAGAAGCGTTTAGAGGCAGAGTTACGCCAACAAACCGCACCGTTACGTAAAAAGATCACCCAGCTAGAGAAAGATCTTGAAAAAGCGAGTGAAAAGCTAAATCAACTCGAAGTACTACTGGCGTCAAGCGAGATCTATGAAGCGGAAAATAAAGCGCAACTAACCGAAACGCTCGCGAAGCAAATCGAAGCGAAAAAAGCCGTTGAAGAAATCGAAATGGAATGGCTGGACTGCCAAGAACAGCTTGAGACATTACTTAGTTAATTCTGTTTCCTTGGCGCATTTCTGAAGTCCTAGCACGGCAAAGCCTTTCAGGTTAAGTATAGTTCAGCTCCGCTAGGGCTGGAAATTCCAAATAACAAGCGGTAGGATTTGCAACTTTTTTTGCAAATCCTACCGCTTATTTTCTTTTCTATGTTCTCCGTGTATTCCGTGGTAATTAAAACACTACGTCACAGAATATCTATACTTTCTCACTCACCTTTTCTTCAGTTTTCGCAAAAATCGTGTTTTTAACCGAAGTTAATAATTGTTGGCGAATGGCAGAAAGTTTCGGTTTTTCGCCTGCTTGGAAAGCAACCGGACGGCAAAACTCCATCGCTTTAATGCCTAATCTTGCGGTTAATAAGCCAACCCCAATCCCTTGTGCGGCACGCAGTGAAAGTTTAGCGGTTAGATTCTGCGAGAAAAATTCCATACCGACATCGCTTACCACTTCGGTTGCACCGGCAAACACCATATTTGTTAATACCATTTTGAATAATTTCAAACGGCTGAAATAACCTAATTGCATACCGTAGGTTTTGCTAATTTTATTGACCAACGCAATATTTCGCCAAGCGACCATCAACACATCCACCACAGCTAACGGGCTAACCGCCACAATCAGCGCGTTTTCAGTCGCACTTTTTGAAATCATTCTTTTCACTTGCTTATCAAGCGGTGTGAGCACTGTTTCACTAAATAGGTAAAGCACTTCTTTTGCATTGTAAGCCTCATTTAATTGGCTTTGCCAGCGTTGTTG includes:
- a CDS encoding YcjF family protein, translating into MKKQIFSEQEVTTEQQFVAKQEFEASEDIQIEEEYQEVEAELIVEESLKPSRFWVRVLLFALGLFSVAVIAQSVQWLIDTFQARQWIYFAFAIVFALISLTGVVAIIGEWRKLVFLRHHQQQQQVSEQLLLEELSTTSGEKAVSFCNEVVANLKNVPSVQHSQQRWQSQLNEAYNAKEVLYLFSETVLTPLDKQVKRMISKSATENALIVAVSPLAVVDVLMVAWRNIALVNKISKTYGMQLGYFSRLKLFKMVLTNMVFAGATEVVSDVGMEFFSQNLTAKLSLRAAQGIGVGLLTARLGIKAMEFCRPVAFQAGEKPKLSAIRQQLLTSVKNTIFAKTEEKVSEKV